The SAR202 cluster bacterium genome window below encodes:
- a CDS encoding ATP-binding cassette domain-containing protein yields MKIEFQNISKQFGEIKANDDISFTIDSGTIHAIIGENGAGKSTLIKILSGQLLPDNGTISINDNPIALGSTLHATEQGIGILGQDPLDFSNFTVLESFIAGSHNNQIFLSKPKIEQTIELYSKQFNWDIKPNSLIKDLSIGERQQLELIRLLEKGTKIIILDEPTSGFSLEQKEKVFNTLRTLANDGYSIILVSHKIEEILEICSKATIMQNGKATQTVSLPIDPNELVNLMFGEQSYIQNSFNLYSENSQNITIEVTKNNQLKTTENLQLNQNLIVGIAGLQGSGADSFIQSFITKTNYSTKILTETNSHINQNAITYVPADRLEKGLFSDMNIMQHVALIHDTNGVINWPNIRKISENLIEEYGIRGTPNSLAQNLSGGNQQRLMLSLIPKETQVLLLEQPTRGLDIQSARYIWSNLIESREEKVITIFSSVDLDEIYSYANYIICFYNDDIVAHGTQKELPRELTMQKISGR; encoded by the coding sequence ATGAAAATAGAATTTCAAAATATTAGCAAACAATTTGGCGAAATTAAGGCTAATGATGATATTAGTTTTACTATAGATTCAGGTACTATACATGCGATCATTGGTGAAAATGGTGCTGGAAAATCTACTCTTATCAAAATATTATCTGGGCAATTATTACCAGATAATGGAACTATATCTATCAATGACAACCCTATTGCTCTTGGATCCACTCTCCATGCAACTGAACAAGGAATTGGTATCTTAGGTCAAGATCCATTAGATTTTTCAAATTTCACCGTGTTAGAAAGTTTTATAGCTGGCTCCCATAATAATCAAATATTTCTATCAAAACCCAAGATAGAACAAACAATTGAATTATATTCAAAACAATTCAATTGGGATATCAAACCCAATTCACTGATCAAAGACTTATCCATTGGTGAAAGACAACAGTTAGAATTGATTCGTCTTCTTGAAAAAGGAACAAAAATAATTATCTTAGATGAGCCTACTAGTGGTTTTTCTCTCGAACAAAAAGAAAAAGTTTTTAATACTCTTCGTACTTTAGCAAATGATGGATATAGTATAATTTTGGTTTCTCATAAAATTGAAGAAATATTAGAAATATGCTCTAAAGCAACGATTATGCAGAATGGAAAGGCAACCCAAACAGTATCATTACCAATCGACCCTAATGAGTTAGTTAATCTTATGTTTGGCGAGCAATCATACATACAAAATTCATTTAACTTGTATTCCGAAAATTCGCAAAATATAACAATAGAAGTAACTAAAAACAATCAATTAAAAACTACGGAAAATTTACAATTAAATCAAAATTTAATCGTAGGTATAGCTGGATTACAAGGCTCTGGCGCAGATTCATTTATCCAAAGTTTTATTACAAAAACAAATTATTCTACTAAAATTCTTACAGAAACCAATTCACACATTAATCAAAATGCTATCACCTATGTGCCTGCTGACAGACTTGAAAAAGGATTGTTCTCGGATATGAATATTATGCAACATGTAGCTCTTATACATGATACTAATGGGGTAATAAATTGGCCAAATATCAGAAAAATATCTGAAAATCTTATAGAAGAATACGGTATCAGAGGAACACCTAACTCTTTAGCTCAAAACCTTTCTGGAGGTAATCAACAAAGACTAATGCTTTCACTAATACCCAAAGAAACCCAAGTTTTACTGTTAGAACAACCTACTAGAGGATTAGATATTCAATCAGCAAGATATATTTGGTCAAATTTAATAGAGTCCAGAGAAGAAAAAGTAATCACAATTTTTTCTTCGGTGGATCTTGATGAAATTTACAGCTACGCAAATTATATTATCTGTTTTTATAACGATGATATTGTTGCTCATGGAACTCAAAAAGAACTTCCAAGAGAACTGACAATGCAAAAAATATCAGGTAGATAA
- a CDS encoding BMP family ABC transporter substrate-binding protein, with amino-acid sequence EHSKDEHAGHHDIEKFGMILVGPRDDKGWSQAHFEGGAYIEEKLGAEMIVADFINPADSPNTTVEQVAADMIDQGAELIFATSDDMKDGILAAAEAHPDVTMIWSSGDSAWADGKAYKPNLKNLGNIMPQMEYGKYLAGCAAALESKSGNIGFLGPLINDETRRLTNAAYLGAKDCWASKNVAAGDLNFQVKWIGFWFHIPGVTLDPTVVVNDFYDSGVDVVISHIDTPEALIETDKRAAAGEDVLVVGYDYEGACELAPKVCLGVPYFNWGPAYLEVAEDVSHDHFEAEFNWVGPNLDDFNDKDSSSIGFIFGDALSDTSKGKLESIIESFDKDLTTLYKGPINYQDGTNFVAAGSYPTLKDIWYTPQLLEGMTGDSA; translated from the coding sequence GAACATTCCAAGGATGAACATGCCGGACACCATGATATTGAAAAGTTCGGAATGATTCTCGTAGGACCTAGAGATGACAAAGGATGGTCCCAAGCTCACTTTGAAGGTGGAGCTTACATTGAAGAAAAATTAGGAGCAGAGATGATTGTCGCTGACTTCATCAATCCAGCTGATTCTCCTAACACCACTGTTGAACAAGTTGCTGCAGATATGATTGATCAAGGAGCAGAATTAATTTTTGCCACATCAGACGATATGAAAGATGGAATACTTGCTGCAGCTGAAGCACACCCTGATGTAACAATGATCTGGTCGTCTGGTGATAGTGCTTGGGCAGATGGAAAAGCATATAAACCAAATCTAAAAAACCTCGGTAACATTATGCCGCAAATGGAATATGGTAAATATCTAGCAGGATGTGCAGCAGCATTAGAATCAAAAAGTGGTAATATTGGATTCCTCGGCCCGTTGATCAATGACGAAACAAGAAGATTAACAAATGCAGCATACCTTGGAGCAAAAGATTGCTGGGCATCAAAAAATGTTGCAGCTGGGGATTTGAACTTCCAAGTAAAATGGATTGGATTTTGGTTCCATATACCTGGCGTTACTTTAGATCCTACTGTAGTCGTGAATGATTTTTATGATTCAGGTGTTGATGTTGTTATTTCACATATTGATACACCAGAAGCTTTAATAGAAACTGACAAGAGAGCAGCCGCAGGAGAAGATGTACTGGTGGTTGGTTATGACTACGAAGGTGCTTGCGAACTCGCTCCAAAGGTCTGTTTAGGTGTACCTTACTTTAACTGGGGACCCGCCTATTTAGAAGTCGCTGAGGACGTTTCCCACGACCACTTTGAAGCCGAATTCAATTGGGTGGGACCAAACTTGGATGATTTTAACGACAAAGATAGTTCATCGATTGGATTTATTTTCGGGGATGCCTTATCGGATACATCAAAAGGTAAACTTGAGAGCATAATTGAATCATTTGATAAAGATCTTACTACCTTATATAAAGGTCCTATCAATTACCAAGATGGTACTAATTTTGTTGCAGCTGGTTCATATCCAACCTTAAAAGATATTTGGTATACACCACAGTTGTTAGAAGGAATGACTGGAGATAGTGCTTAA